A window from Candidatus Microthrix parvicella Bio17-1 encodes these proteins:
- a CDS encoding helix-turn-helix domain-containing protein, with protein sequence MFIPVRAFPRRTDSIETVWAALAAAAQGLGHRKVAEQVGVPATTVRGWLRRARANSDIIANRARIFRSDLERYKPDHLPKFDTPLACMVHTVAGAACAWKRRFGTAPPVPGLTGTLQQIGSFITGGWLLIANVPLSKQWWRPG encoded by the coding sequence GTGTTCATCCCAGTCCGGGCGTTCCCCAGACGCACCGACAGCATCGAGACCGTCTGGGCGGCCCTCGCCGCCGCCGCTCAGGGGCTGGGACACCGGAAGGTCGCCGAACAGGTCGGGGTGCCCGCCACAACGGTCAGAGGCTGGCTGCGTCGAGCACGGGCCAATAGCGACATCATCGCGAATCGAGCCAGAATCTTCCGGTCCGACCTGGAGCGCTACAAGCCCGATCATCTTCCAAAGTTCGACACGCCGCTGGCGTGCATGGTCCACACGGTCGCCGGTGCAGCATGCGCGTGGAAGCGGCGCTTCGGAACAGCCCCACCGGTGCCCGGCTTGACCGGCACCCTTCAGCAGATCGGGTCGTTCATCACCGGCGGCTGGCTGCTGATCGCGAACGTGCCCCTCTCAAAGCAGTGGTGGAGACCCGGCTGA
- a CDS encoding cupredoxin domain-containing protein, translated as MPFSKTAVPVLASAVLLFAGCSDQDASGTDGQTSESFEFGQPAKSQESDRVIEIEASDDFRFDPEAVDVKKGEVITFTVNNVGEVPHEFTLGPADVQDEHAEEMAEMGDMEMDGDPNAISIGAGETNSLTWEFTEAGSLLFGCHIPGHYEAGMVGEVDVAAD; from the coding sequence GTGCCCTTTTCCAAGACTGCTGTTCCCGTACTCGCAAGCGCCGTGCTGCTCTTCGCAGGCTGCTCGGACCAGGATGCGTCCGGCACGGACGGTCAGACATCGGAGTCGTTCGAGTTTGGTCAGCCTGCCAAGTCCCAGGAGTCCGACCGCGTGATTGAGATCGAAGCTAGCGATGACTTCCGCTTCGATCCGGAAGCCGTGGATGTCAAGAAGGGCGAGGTCATCACGTTCACCGTTAACAACGTTGGCGAGGTTCCACATGAATTCACCTTGGGACCCGCGGATGTACAGGACGAACATGCTGAGGAGATGGCGGAGATGGGAGACATGGAGATGGACGGCGACCCCAATGCCATCTCAATCGGTGCGGGCGAGACCAACAGCCTCACTTGGGAATTCACCGAAGCAGGCTCGCTGCTCTTCGGGTGCCACATCCCGGGCCACTATGAGGCAGGCATGGTCGGCGAAGTCGACGTGGCAGCGGACTAA
- a CDS encoding M48 family metalloprotease yields MIVAVVAASGAAWVQRRLRPDWATWTLTVLSVGAALAVLWALTVLAAGYAAEQPRLAGAIGWCHVLFTSHDRVPAPLGIGAWAALAASAVSVRARVRARRATLRMTHDDVARSSAPMAYAVPGRPGRVIVSEGMLNTLDSAERRVLYAHEHSHLRRHHHRFRQVADIAAAAVPLLSPLNRQVRFATERWADEDAVNEVGDRRLVARAVARAALAASDSDLGPAALGINGSGARGRVEALMAPPTGFAAATVAWVSLGMAGLVISVAGSTVQFHHLVAFLLHICGLD; encoded by the coding sequence ATGATTGTTGCGGTGGTCGCAGCGTCCGGAGCAGCGTGGGTGCAGCGACGTTTGCGTCCCGACTGGGCGACCTGGACCCTGACGGTGCTCTCGGTCGGCGCAGCGCTGGCGGTGCTGTGGGCCCTCACCGTTCTTGCGGCTGGCTACGCGGCGGAACAACCACGCCTGGCGGGAGCGATCGGGTGGTGTCACGTGTTGTTCACGTCCCATGACCGGGTACCGGCTCCCCTGGGTATTGGGGCATGGGCTGCCCTGGCAGCGAGCGCCGTATCGGTGAGGGCTCGCGTTCGCGCCCGGCGAGCGACCTTGCGGATGACCCATGATGACGTCGCACGATCGAGTGCGCCGATGGCCTACGCGGTTCCAGGCCGACCAGGTCGTGTGATCGTTTCAGAGGGCATGCTCAACACGCTCGACAGCGCAGAGCGACGCGTGCTGTACGCACACGAGCACTCGCACCTGCGACGCCACCACCACCGCTTCCGGCAAGTGGCCGATATCGCTGCCGCCGCAGTACCGCTTCTGTCGCCGCTCAACCGCCAGGTTCGGTTTGCGACCGAGCGATGGGCAGACGAGGACGCCGTGAACGAGGTCGGCGACCGGCGCCTGGTCGCACGTGCGGTGGCCCGTGCGGCGCTTGCGGCCTCGGACTCTGATTTGGGGCCCGCTGCGCTTGGCATCAACGGGTCGGGAGCGAGGGGGCGCGTCGAGGCGCTCATGGCCCCTCCCACCGGATTCGCCGCAGCCACGGTCGCCTGGGTGTCACTCGGTATGGCCGGACTGGTCATCAGCGTGGCCGGGTCAACCGTCCAGTTCCACCACCTCGTGGCGTTTCTCCTTCACATCTGCGGACTCGACTGA
- a CDS encoding BlaI/MecI/CopY family transcriptional regulator: protein MSKAEAIAEEANVGERRPMGSLESSVLEELWRSSDALTPAQVQAAIDGDLAYTTVMTILTRLWKKGQVTRSRIGRAYAYAPTLPKAEFLAERMGGELERTPDHSAVLTQFVDKLSKTDTEALRAMLSELDD from the coding sequence TTGAGTAAGGCTGAGGCGATCGCAGAGGAGGCGAATGTGGGGGAACGGCGCCCGATGGGGTCCCTCGAATCGAGCGTGTTGGAAGAGCTGTGGCGATCCAGTGACGCCCTAACCCCTGCACAAGTGCAGGCGGCCATCGACGGTGACCTCGCCTACACGACGGTGATGACCATCCTCACCCGGTTGTGGAAGAAGGGCCAGGTCACGCGATCGCGGATCGGGCGTGCCTACGCCTACGCTCCGACGCTTCCAAAGGCGGAGTTCCTCGCTGAGCGCATGGGTGGTGAACTGGAGCGAACCCCCGACCACTCGGCAGTGCTCACCCAGTTCGTGGACAAGCTCTCCAAGACCGATACCGAAGCGCTGCGAGCGATGTTGTCCGAGCTCGACGACTGA
- a CDS encoding sortase domain-bontaining protein translates to MVSVGVIVFLFVSFKLWGTELEESQLQGDLTDELSRTLTTTPGATSGSTSAGAEPKTDDEPQTLDEITDSLGDIDPADSKKLPKPAEGESLGVMHLKPSQNQAGIDMRKLFIEGTDKDDLKAGPGHYPGTPFPGQKGNASIAGHRVTYGAPFRRIDELVPADEQGPAH, encoded by the coding sequence ATGGTTTCCGTTGGAGTCATCGTCTTTTTGTTCGTGTCCTTCAAGCTCTGGGGAACCGAACTGGAGGAATCGCAACTCCAGGGCGACCTCACCGACGAGCTCAGCCGAACCCTCACCACCACACCCGGAGCCACTTCTGGCAGCACCTCCGCCGGTGCCGAGCCGAAAACCGATGATGAGCCGCAGACGCTTGACGAGATCACTGACTCGCTGGGTGATATCGATCCGGCCGACTCGAAGAAGCTACCCAAACCCGCCGAAGGCGAAAGCCTCGGGGTCATGCACCTCAAGCCCAGCCAAAATCAGGCTGGCATCGACATGCGCAAATTGTTCATCGAGGGCACCGACAAGGACGATCTGAAGGCGGGACCCGGCCACTACCCGGGAACGCCGTTTCCCGGGCAGAAGGGCAACGCATCCATCGCCGGTCACCGGGTCACCTACGGCGCACCTTTCCGTCGCATCGACGAACTGGTGCCGGCTGATGAGCAGGGGCCCGCCCACTAG
- a CDS encoding IS1634 family transposase: MYVKTVKRKRADGTQVAYLQLAHNDWDPVAGQSITRVIHSFGRADTVDLEAIRRLIDSLSRLLPAGDNLAMSGTDELVFVGSRPMGANYVLDGVWSQLGINKTLRRLLKGRRLDPKMERVLFALVANRAVDPGSKLAATSWVGERTHVDGLDDMGSDACYRAMDWLLECETELAESVYWATADLLNLEVDLLFFDTTSTYFETPSADTPADGATVGFRTWGKSKDHRDDLPQVVIGMAVTRTGIPIRVWSWAGNTNDQALIREVKDDLADWRLGHVIWVADRGFSSAENRRYLQRAGGNYIIGEKIRGNTEAALVLARPGRYHEIRGNLRVKEVIIDDGAARDRFVICHNPEQAERDELIRTQLVGRLQTAIDGTDQATHDERTKLATGLPGAVRRYLRTTKTGLLRVDKTAIKAEAKLDGKYLLRTADPSLSVEDIALGYKQLLEVERGWRDMKSTLDLRPVYHRLEDRIRAHVILCWLALLHIRIVETRTNDTWTNIRHQLDQMHLGTFTGTAGTIERRTATTPAQQKILGSVGLKEPAAYTSITPTTT, from the coding sequence ATGTATGTGAAGACTGTGAAACGCAAACGCGCCGATGGCACCCAGGTCGCGTACCTCCAGTTGGCCCACAACGACTGGGACCCGGTCGCTGGACAGTCGATCACCAGGGTGATCCACAGCTTCGGTCGTGCCGACACCGTCGACCTCGAAGCGATTCGTCGGCTGATCGACTCGCTGTCACGGTTGCTGCCTGCGGGCGACAACCTTGCGATGTCGGGGACCGACGAGCTGGTGTTCGTGGGGTCACGGCCAATGGGCGCCAACTATGTCCTCGACGGGGTCTGGTCCCAGCTCGGCATCAACAAAACGCTACGGCGCCTGTTGAAAGGCCGCCGGTTGGACCCGAAGATGGAACGTGTCCTGTTCGCGTTGGTCGCGAACCGGGCTGTTGACCCTGGGTCGAAGCTTGCAGCGACGTCGTGGGTTGGGGAACGCACCCACGTTGACGGGCTCGACGACATGGGCTCGGACGCGTGTTATCGGGCGATGGACTGGCTTCTCGAATGCGAAACCGAACTCGCCGAGTCGGTCTACTGGGCGACCGCGGATCTGTTGAACCTTGAGGTCGACCTGTTGTTCTTCGACACGACCTCCACCTACTTTGAGACTCCCTCCGCCGACACACCCGCTGATGGGGCGACCGTCGGGTTCCGGACGTGGGGGAAATCGAAGGACCACCGTGACGATCTCCCCCAGGTCGTGATCGGGATGGCCGTCACAAGGACAGGTATCCCGATTCGGGTGTGGTCCTGGGCTGGGAACACCAACGACCAGGCGTTGATCCGTGAGGTCAAAGACGACCTCGCGGACTGGCGCCTGGGGCACGTCATCTGGGTTGCGGACCGGGGGTTCTCCTCTGCTGAGAACCGCCGTTATCTCCAACGCGCCGGCGGGAACTACATCATCGGCGAGAAAATCAGGGGCAACACCGAAGCCGCCCTGGTGTTGGCCCGGCCGGGCCGCTACCACGAGATCCGCGGCAATCTGCGGGTCAAGGAAGTGATCATCGACGACGGTGCGGCACGTGACCGGTTCGTGATCTGTCACAACCCCGAACAAGCCGAACGCGACGAGCTGATCCGAACCCAACTCGTTGGACGCCTCCAAACAGCGATCGACGGGACCGACCAAGCAACCCACGACGAACGCACAAAGCTGGCCACAGGGCTTCCCGGAGCTGTGCGCCGCTACCTCCGCACCACCAAAACCGGGCTGTTGCGTGTCGACAAGACAGCCATCAAGGCCGAAGCGAAGCTTGACGGGAAATACCTGTTACGCACCGCCGATCCGTCGCTGAGTGTCGAGGACATCGCGCTCGGCTACAAACAGCTCCTCGAAGTCGAACGAGGCTGGCGCGACATGAAATCCACCCTGGACCTCCGGCCCGTCTACCACCGGCTCGAAGACCGCATCCGAGCCCACGTCATCTTGTGCTGGCTCGCCCTGCTCCACATCCGGATCGTCGAGACCCGCACCAACGACACGTGGACCAACATCCGCCACCAACTCGACCAGATGCACCTCGGCACGTTCACCGGCACAGCCGGGACTATCGAGCGACGCACCGCTACCACCCCCGCCCAACAGAAAATCCTGGGCTCGGTCGGTCTCAAAGAACCCGCCGCCTACACCAGCATCACACCTACCACCACCTGA